One stretch of Daphnia pulicaria isolate SC F1-1A chromosome 6, SC_F0-13Bv2, whole genome shotgun sequence DNA includes these proteins:
- the LOC124342220 gene encoding myosin-11-like, whose product MATIRQAIAHHPLSWLFLNTPLTAPLAFDSCDSSSQIGERASLDFKTCRESTRRNIAPSCHTTLDQTTGRPDDQTTHNEIIYIEEGNINFLKTEFGSSVYLTGEAKEKVLEKLGTYFVELKADPNKFNPLLQNVREAHSREVDFRNKAFKIFKRELLFKQLALDEYAKNLEQDVANETKKIEKEVDKVRREFSKKVADSYLENTRLTAEVETLTRTNFKQATLIADFNNRPKESQASDESKTFLTEYETVKTNLEKAKSEIIGQNDCINDLRDSLSQLKEDTEDKIKQLNHSYNLLDNAHEALKNASKLTEDDVTTLTNKNQELSQKLDTLQIEANSKEASIKLLKTTKRDLSNKISDLEQELKAKDLYIQKHLKSTLVADTQTHSKPTQTTNIITMTLGNSNEDAPITKSHLRELYSQDERKSIPIFKGKRGEQLVNNWLKDAERVAQSAGWEKKDKIKYFSDRLRGDAADWHSDYMERAQDEEDYDAWEKALINRFLTETELENLRKQLNELRQTPDQSTQTFVSRINQLYDIIHGKEITLGDKATNEAKALAISLSQMRGEAKQKILLKGLLPKILKIVWSRMDVDSAYEDVCENAYAAETLVNRMEQNEDKSLKATIAGISAHDNEQDIEILRQKTKIVHLEKQLAGLTIGKNAPQENNEIDFPSIAVADAFNRHRSPSGDRRRSNSENRIRFQHPPSRQHSADRNIPRSRGTNNQHHRSRSSSGNRYNDTLDNRPRREPTPPPQNYSNRSQGQFQRPQNFNPMFNPRRRFQNLSEYPQHFRNQTFRAHQVPRQNNFVTSGPPGARPQHNAWYNPAQGFRNKRHIECYACGKRGHYARECRSVPPPPSTEQQ is encoded by the exons ATGGCTACCATCAGACAAGCCATCGCTCATCATCCC TTGTCTTGGTtgtttctcaatacacctttaACCGCACCTCTCGCGTTTGACTCCTGTGACTCATCATCACaaattggtgaacgtgccagtTTGGACTTCAAGACCTGCCGTGAGTCAACGAGAAGGAACATCGCCCCCAGCTGCCACACCACCTTGGACCAGACGACAGGACGACCAGACGACCAGACAACCCACAACGAGATCATCTACATCGAGGAAGGAAACATCAATTTTCTCAAAACT GAGTTTGGAAGTTCAGTTTATCTTACCGGTGAggctaaagaaaaagttttagaaaaattagggACATATTTCGTAGAATTAAAAGCAGACCCCAATAAATTTAACCCTTTGTTACAAAATGTTAGAGAAGCTCATAGTCGAGAAGTAGATTTTCGGAATAaagcatttaaaatatttaagagGGAACTTCTTTTCAAACAATTAGCATTAGATGAGTATGCAAAGAATCTTGAACAAGACGTAgcgaacgaaacgaaaaagattgaaaaagagGTAGATAAAGTAAGGAGAGAATTTTCAAAGAAAGTAGCTGATTCTTATCTAGAAAACACCCGTTTAACAGCAGAAGTAGAAACATTAACCcgaacaaattttaaacaagCAACTTTAATAGCAGATTTTAATAATAGACCCAAAGAAAGTCAGGCAAGCGATGagagtaaaacatttttgacagAATATGAGACAGTTAAAACCAATCTAGAAAAAGCTAAGAGCGAAATCATAGGACAGAACGACTGCATAAATGATTTAAGGGATTCTCTATCACAACTTAAGGAAGATActgaagataaaataaaacaactaaaCCATAGCTACAATCTATTAGACAACGCACACGAAGCTTTGAAGAACGCAAGTAAATTAACAGAAGACGACGTAACAAcacttacaaataaaaaccaagaacTATCTCAAAAGCTAGACACATTGCAAATTGAAGCCAACTCCAAAGAAGCAAGcataaaacttttgaaaacaacCAAACGAGACTTGTCCAATAAAATCTCTGACCTCGAACAAGAACTTAAAGCTAAAGATTTATacattcaaaaacatttgaaatcaaCTTTAGTAGCAGATACGCAAACCCATTCAAAGCCCACCCAAACAACTAATATTATAACCATGACATTAGGCAATAGTAATGAAGATGCACCAATAACTAAGAGCCATTTACGCGAATTATATTCACAGGACGAACGTAAATCTATCCCGATTTTCAAAGGCAAAAGAGGAGAGCAGTTAGTTAATAATTGGTTAAAAGATGCGGAAAGAGTCGCACAAAGCGCAGGGTGggagaagaaagataaaattaaatatttttcagataGACTAAGAGGAGATGCTGCGGATTGGCATAGTGATTATATGGAAAGAGCACAAGATGAGGAAGATTACGATGCATGGGAAAAAGCTTTAATAAATAGATTTCTTACAGAAACAGAGttagaaaatttaagaaaacaattaaacgAGCTTCGGCAGACCCCCGATCAAAGCACACAGACTTTCGTTAGTAGAATTAATCAGTTATATGACATCAttcatggaaaagaaattacaTTAGGTGACAAAGCGACGAACGAAGCTAAGGCATTAGCAATATCTCTGAGTCAAATGAGAGGCGaagctaaacaaaaaattcttttaaagggTCTCTTgccaaaaatattgaaaatagttTGGAGCCGCATGGATGTTGATAGTGCTTACGAAGACGTATGCGAAAACGCCTACGCCGCAGAAACTTTAGTTAATAGAATGGAACAGAATGAAGATAAGAGTTTAAAGGCCACTATAGCAGGTATCTCTGCACACGATAACGAGCAAGATATAGAGATCTTGCGGCAGAAAACAAAGATTGTTCATTTAGAGAAACAGTTAGCCGGTCTAACTATCGGAAAAAATGCTCCACAGGAAAACAACGAGATTGATTTTCCCTCAATAGCAGTTGCCGACGCCTTTAACAGACACAGATCACCTTCCGGCGATCGTAGACGGTCCAATTCGGAAAATCGGATCCGTTTTCAGCACCCCCCAAGCCGCCAACACAGCGCGGATAGAAATATTCCTCGATCTAGAGGTACGAATAATCAACACCATAGATCACGTAGTTCTAGTGGTAACAGATATAATGATACACTAGATAACCGTCCGAGAAGAGAGCCAACTCCACCAccacaaaattattcaaacagaTCACAAGGACAATTTCAGCGTCCCCAAAATTTTAATCCTATGTTTAATCCTCGTCGTAGATTTCAGAATTTAAGTGAATATCCCCAGCATTTTCGAAACCAAACGTTTCGTGCCCATCAGGTACCGCGCCAAAATAACTTCGTTACCTCAGGTCCCCCTGGAGCTAGGCCACAGCATAACGCTTGGTATAACCCAGCCCAAGGATTTAGAAATAAGAGACATATAGAGTGTTATGCTTGTGGAAAGCGAGGCCACTACGCGCGAGAATGTCGCAGCGTGCCCCCGCCCCCATCAACAGAACAGCAGTAG